The Takifugu rubripes chromosome 16, fTakRub1.2, whole genome shotgun sequence genome contains the following window.
GATTAGGTAAATACTGTCATATAAAAAGGATATTTTGTTACTGGCATCACTTATTTCACTATCATTTTACGGCAATTACCATTTATAACACCACTTCTATTGCTGTTTTAATTGTAAATGGTGGTAGAAGTGGTGCAAGTAATGACAGAAAGAGTTGATGTAATTTAAATTGGAATTCTCACACTATATTATTACTTATCTTTCATGCACTTCTTGGACCTTCAGTCCTCATACCTCCTGCCATACCTCCTACAGAATTTATTTGGATTACATACATTTGGAAATAAGCAGAGTCCTGCAGAGCGCTGACTTATTATTATTCCGTTTACAGGAATCACTGAACTACTGCTCATAAGTAGTCAGATCTTTGTAACTGAAGGTGAAAATCCCATTGTGACGTCGCTGACCTGGTCTTGAAGCTATTTGCATGTGCCTGAGAGCACAAGTCGCGTTGGGTGCTGTGACTCACAGGAGCGTGCTCCGATCTCAGGTGATACTCCAGACCCGCTTTGGACTTGTAGGGTTTCCCACAGTGGGAGcagttgagcagcagcttctccagctcagaCTCCTGCTTCCCACACTTCCTCATGTGGTACACGTATCCCATGATGCTGCTGAATGCCGCGTTGCAGCCCTGACAGAAAAGTTGAAGGTTGGAGCTCCTCATCCTGATGCATCTCACCACAAACAGCTAGTTTACCTCTTTGGAGCATTTTAACTTTCCGAGTCTCTTCAGGATTTTGCGTAGTTTCTCTTTGATCACACGATCGTCCAGGTCCTTGGCGTCATTTGACAAGGGCTAAAACCAGTTTTAATGAAACTATTAGGAGAGAAAGAGTGAAATAGAAGAGGTCTGGAGGTCTGACGGTCGTTACCAGGTGGCTGTGGTCGGCCATGATGTGAtacttcatccctgtggacgaCTTCAGCTGCTTCCCACAGTGCTGGCAGGTAAAAGGTTGCTGCACATCAGGttaaataaaagacaaactTAATCACCAACTAATTAAATCACCAATTCTTTAAAAGGCCTCCCTAAAAAGGCCTTATTTGAATAAATGTGGGCTGATGTTTGTGTTAGCGGCTCAAGCTCTGATTCTCTGTAGTGTTTGGCTGCTCAGggctcacctgtctgcagtTCTCCATGTGCTTCTTCAGACCTTCAACCGTCTTCCTGCTCACACTTTTACACTTTGGACAACTGACTCTGCCTTTGGCCACAATCTGGATTTGCCAGCGCTCCTCCTCACTTCCTGGAAAAGCAAAAAGgagaaagttgttttttgaGCTCACAACTGTCTAGCCTGGCTCCCAGAAGTTTGATTCTCGTTTGTTTCATGGTTCCTGAGCTAATCTAATCGTCCTCATTGTCTGTTCATGCCGCccagcctgctcctcttccaTCCTGTTTCTTCTGCCGCCTGCGCCTCTTGgtatttttttccaaaatctTTGACTGTACCGTAAATGTAACCTTGCTCCAACTCAAGCCAGTAGTGTGTATCTGCTTTTGGGTTCTAGATTCGTGTCTGCAGTTCGCCACAGAaggttcctgctccagaacTGTGCGTCAGTTTCACTCCTGTTCTTCATcagctggtgatcaggtgaGAATCTTCTCGTGCCTCATGTTAATAACTAAGTTATTGAAAGTGACTTTTCAACACCCTCTGCAGGAACCATCTCATCTGATACTCAGCAGAACTTAAAGGTTGTTcagtgtttcctttttaaatgtgtctctgCGGTTTTGCTGATCTCATCATGGCTGCAGTTGCTAAAAACACATCAAGCTCCTTGTTTTTgtgattttcttcttcactgagGTCTCTTTTACTGAGCAGTTCCTTCAGCTTCTGCCCTGGACTCCATCGTGCTGTTTATGGGACTGGCTGAACTCTTCCTCATGACTGTGATAACTGTTGTTATGATCCTGTGTCTGatctgtttttgtgctctgtttGTCCACTAGGGGTCGTGGGGGACTCATCTGTTGtgctggctgcctccacacctgcagctaatcTGGTCTTTTGGCAGGCCTCTTAAGCAGCCGGCACCAGCCAGTACTCGTGGCAAACTGAGCTTTGATTATTAGCGTTCCTGTGATTGACTgtgttccttttgttttaggtCACCACCGTTCCGAGGAGCACTTCCTTGGGTTTGGCTTGGCACTTTGTTCACTGGCGTCACCATTGATGGCACGTGcactgtgtaaatattttgtaaataaactgtAGATCACTGACGTGGCctttgtctgtcttcttgggtCCCTGATGTCCTGTGCTCCTCCGTTAAACGTGTTGCTGGATCTCACAATAGTTCACTTCCACTGAACTCCAGATACGTAGGTCGGGTCTTTCCGGGCCACTTTAATCTCTTATCTGCAGAATCTCCTTCCTCTGGGTGGCTGAAGGCCTCTAGTTTTAGCTCTACATATTCAAACATCCCCTCTGATGCTGGAGCACCTGTGGTGATTCTACAGTTGAGTCACTTAGAAAGTTGTTACTGATTAAAAGGAGAAGCTGCGCTTCATCGTGACGGTTCAGGtcaggagatgaagatgagcccATACTGAGAATGAGGGAATGATACAGTTCTCAGTAGTTCCTCACAGCTCCGCTGCTGTCCACATTCATCACAAAACTcaatacattaataataaactgggggggaaaaaaggaactCAAATCTGTCGAAAccttaaatgttgtttttcatcagcAACTATGTTGATATTTCACCCCATTAACATGAGAAGCAGTAAAGAAACTTGACTCTGTCTGGTTGCATAAGACAACCATCACTTAAAACAATAAGGGAAATTTACTAAATCTAATTATATTTCAACTCTAACTCTACCCACGCTcaacttcctctttctctcaaaGGTGTGAAATGATGTCATGAAAAGCTGACCACAGATGGACACAAATTAGATGAATCGAACTTCTGCTATTTGTTTCGGATAATTAGCTTCACAATTCTCAACATCAGTTCAAAAGGGAGGCGACACTGTGGAAAccacagaaagctgctgcagtttcagcACTAAAGGAAGTCAAATGAAGAGAAGTTCCAGAAGAAAAGGAGACGATAACATGATGGTCGCCTTCAAATGGATTCATGCTTTTATATTTCTAACATTCATGCTTCAATATTCAGGTAAGAATGAGTTCtaatgaaaacagatttaaatctTCCCAACAAATAGCAGCATTTTAATTGTCTAACAATAAATGAACAGAAACAGAGACATTTTCTACCTGTGAACAgattcttgttctttttttcacaGATGCCAACAGAAAATATCTGACTGCACATCAAGAAGTAACTTTGAGCTGTGAAAACCTGATAAAGGATCAGAAGAATTGTATCAGTACTACATGGATATTCAGTCCCAGTAATCCACAATCAGCAATAATCGAGCTGATTAATCTTGGACAGATTAAATCTCATAAACCAGGCAGACTGAGTCTATCTGAGAACTGTTCTCTGACCATCAAGAACCTCAGAGGTGAAGATTCAGGTCGTTATACCTGTCGCCAGTTTAACAGCTTAGGATCACAAACACGTCCAGATGCTGTAATTGATCTGTCTGTGGTCCCCAGTGAGTATTCCCATCACATAGTTTCATCTTCACCTTTGAACCACAACGATCATTTCAGTGAGGAagattgtgttgctgctgttgttgctctgtttgctcatgtctctgttctcatgtttgttgtgttgtgttctgttccattcacttctgttgtgttg
Protein-coding sequences here:
- the LOC105417539 gene encoding uncharacterized protein isoform X2, encoding MKRSSRRKGDDNMMVAFKWIHAFIFLTFMLQYSDANRKYLTAHQEVTLSCENLIKDQKNCISTTWIFSPSNPQSAIIELINLGQIKSHKPGRLSLSENCSLTIKNLRGEDSGRYTCRQFNSLGSQTRPDAVIDLSVVPNPWWLYLIAAAASVVLTIGCLTVFIYKRRKGTGQNEENICYTSVIYQSTNGGAQVIPM
- the LOC105417539 gene encoding uncharacterized protein isoform X1 — encoded protein: MKRSSRRKGDDNMMVAFKWIHAFIFLTFMLQYSDANRKYLTAHQEVTLSCENLIKDQKNCISTTWIFSPSNPQSAIIELINLGQIKSHKPGRLSLSENCSLTIKNLRGEDSGRYTCRQFNSLGSQTRPDAVIDLSVVPTTITTMASIFPGTTSATPTTHHISQSKDPWWLYLIAAAASVVLTIGCLTVFIYKRRKGTGQNEENICYTSVIYQSTNGGAQVIPM